The following coding sequences are from one Oryzisolibacter sp. LB2S window:
- a CDS encoding AMP-binding protein: MDRIWLKNYPPGVPHDVDADAYASVAQMLEESFRRHAGKPFSVCMDRWMGYDALERLSAQLGAWLQGQNLPAGARVAIMLPNVPQFAVTMAGVLRAGYTCVNVNPLYTARELAHQLKDSGATAIVILENFAHTLAEIIEDTAVRHVVIASMGDLLGPWYGRWITFAVRHLAKMVPAYELPLAGGRQVLSFKRALALGARRRLNPPQVTPDTPAFLQYTGGTTGLSKGAVLTQRNIIAAMLQAESWFAPALARVGDPQRINNIAALPLYHIFALTLCLLALRQGSHLTLIPNPRDIPKFVAVLKKRPFHLLPAVNTLFNALLQNAQFRQLDFSQLCVSQAGGMAATEATATQWHRLTGNTMIEGWGMSETCAIGTNNPVNATHFSGSIGLPLPGIDIAIKDDAGQSLAPGEAGEICIRGPNVMPGYWNQPEENARTFTQDGFMRTGDIGIMDAEGFTRIVDRKKDMILVSGFNVYPNELEQVVALCPGVLECAAVGVPDAHQGEAIKIFVVRNDPALTEDDLAHYCQQQLTGYKRPRYIEFRDELPKTNVGKILRRELRSTA; the protein is encoded by the coding sequence ATGGACAGAATCTGGCTCAAGAACTACCCGCCCGGCGTGCCCCATGACGTGGATGCCGACGCCTATGCGTCGGTGGCGCAGATGCTGGAGGAGTCCTTCCGCCGCCATGCCGGCAAGCCGTTTTCCGTGTGCATGGACCGCTGGATGGGCTATGACGCATTGGAGCGCCTGTCCGCCCAGCTGGGCGCGTGGCTGCAGGGGCAAAACCTGCCCGCGGGTGCGCGCGTGGCCATCATGCTACCGAATGTGCCGCAGTTCGCCGTGACCATGGCGGGCGTGCTGCGCGCGGGCTATACCTGCGTCAACGTGAACCCGCTGTACACGGCGCGCGAGCTCGCGCACCAGCTCAAGGACTCGGGCGCCACGGCCATCGTGATCCTGGAGAACTTCGCCCACACACTGGCCGAGATCATCGAGGACACGGCCGTGCGGCATGTGGTGATTGCCTCCATGGGCGACCTGCTCGGGCCCTGGTACGGGCGCTGGATCACGTTTGCCGTGCGCCACCTCGCGAAGATGGTCCCGGCCTACGAACTGCCGCTCGCCGGCGGGCGCCAGGTGCTGTCATTCAAGCGCGCGCTGGCGCTGGGCGCGCGCCGGCGCCTGAACCCGCCCCAGGTCACGCCCGACACCCCTGCCTTTCTGCAGTACACGGGCGGCACCACGGGCCTGTCCAAGGGCGCGGTGCTCACCCAGCGCAACATCATCGCCGCCATGCTGCAGGCGGAAAGCTGGTTTGCGCCGGCGCTCGCGCGCGTGGGCGACCCACAGCGCATCAACAACATTGCGGCCCTGCCGCTCTACCATATCTTCGCGCTCACGCTGTGCCTGCTGGCGCTGCGCCAGGGCTCGCACCTGACGCTGATCCCCAACCCGCGCGACATCCCGAAGTTCGTCGCCGTGCTGAAGAAGCGCCCCTTCCACCTGCTGCCTGCGGTCAACACGCTGTTCAACGCCCTGCTGCAGAACGCGCAGTTCCGCCAGCTCGACTTCTCGCAGCTGTGCGTGTCCCAGGCCGGCGGCATGGCCGCCACCGAGGCCACGGCAACGCAGTGGCACAGGCTCACGGGCAACACCATGATCGAGGGCTGGGGCATGAGCGAGACCTGCGCCATAGGCACGAACAACCCGGTCAACGCCACCCACTTCAGCGGCAGCATAGGCCTGCCGCTGCCGGGCATAGACATCGCCATCAAGGACGACGCAGGCCAGAGCCTGGCGCCGGGCGAGGCGGGCGAGATCTGCATCCGCGGCCCCAACGTCATGCCCGGCTACTGGAACCAGCCCGAGGAAAACGCGCGCACCTTCACGCAGGACGGCTTCATGCGCACGGGCGACATCGGCATCATGGACGCCGAAGGCTTCACACGCATCGTGGACCGCAAGAAGGACATGATTCTGGTGAGCGGCTTCAACGTCTACCCCAACGAGCTCGAGCAGGTCGTGGCCCTGTGCCCGGGCGTGCTCGAATGCGCGGCCGTGGGCGTGCCCGACGCACACCAGGGCGAGGCCATCAAGATCTTCGTGGTGCGCAACGACCCGGCCCTGACCGAGGACGACCTCGCGCACTACTGCCAGCAACAGCTCACGGGCTACAAGCGGCCCAGGTACATCGAGTTCCGCGACGAGCTGCCCAAGACCAATGTGGGCAAGATACTGCGCCGAGAATTGAGAAGCACCGCCTGA
- a CDS encoding MBL fold metallo-hydrolase: MNASPPPLPPEISVFERGWLSANNVLFIGREATALVDSGYCSNAEQTVDLVASALKGRPLDLLLNTHLHSDHCGGNAALQARWPQLVTQIPPGQWAHVQQWDPMALSYTPTGQSCPRFRADARLMPGSLVRLGERDWQVHAAPGHDSHAVLMFEPASRVLISGDALWENGFGVVFPELDGEHAFADVAATLDLIERLSPRTVIPGHGSVFADVPEALTRARRRLASFEADPLRHAHHAAKVLLKYKLLEWQQAPVPQVQAWLAATPYYTQLHQRFFADRSASQWAQELMRDLVTSGAARLTDDILYNA; the protein is encoded by the coding sequence ATGAACGCATCCCCCCCGCCACTGCCGCCCGAGATCTCCGTGTTCGAACGCGGCTGGCTCTCGGCCAACAACGTGCTGTTCATCGGGCGCGAGGCCACGGCGCTGGTCGACAGCGGCTACTGCAGCAACGCCGAGCAGACCGTGGACCTGGTCGCCTCGGCACTGAAGGGCCGACCGCTCGACCTGCTGCTCAACACCCATCTGCACAGCGACCACTGCGGCGGCAACGCCGCGCTGCAGGCGCGCTGGCCGCAGCTTGTCACGCAGATCCCGCCGGGACAATGGGCCCATGTGCAGCAATGGGACCCCATGGCGCTGAGCTACACGCCCACGGGCCAGAGCTGCCCGCGCTTTCGCGCCGACGCACGCCTCATGCCCGGCAGCCTGGTGCGCCTGGGCGAGCGCGACTGGCAGGTGCACGCCGCGCCCGGGCACGACAGCCACGCCGTGCTCATGTTCGAGCCCGCATCGCGCGTGCTGATCTCGGGCGACGCGCTGTGGGAGAACGGCTTTGGCGTCGTCTTCCCCGAGCTCGACGGCGAACACGCCTTTGCCGACGTGGCCGCCACGCTGGACCTGATCGAGCGCCTGTCCCCGCGCACCGTCATCCCCGGCCATGGCAGCGTGTTTGCCGATGTGCCCGAGGCCCTGACCCGCGCGCGCCGGCGCCTCGCCAGCTTCGAGGCCGACCCGCTGCGGCACGCGCACCACGCGGCCAAGGTGCTGCTCAAGTACAAGCTGCTCGAATGGCAGCAGGCGCCCGTCCCCCAGGTGCAGGCCTGGCTGGCCGCCACGCCCTACTACACCCAGCTTCACCAGCGCTTCTTTGCCGACCGCAGCGCCAGCCAGTGGGCCCAGGAGCTGATGCGCGACCTCGTGACCAGCGGCGCGGCGCGCCTGACAGACGACATCCTCTATAACGCCTGA
- a CDS encoding IS4 family transposase — MHAIEILRDTLARSCPGLHKRRLQTLMSAIEAALHARSHTLSNLARALSRDTSVRQRVKCMDRLLGNAALQRQQGDIYAGMARQILAGCSQPVILVDWTDLKADRSVQMIRASLALHGRSLSLLEQVYPCKQASTPGANQRFLRQLKVIVGDRVRPIIVTDAGFRTPWFVAVERWGWHWLGRIRGRDLLRPAGEPKARWISCRSVWADASGQATDLGAYECVRSRRHISRLVLVKRAPKGRHKCTVHGMHARSRHSRKNASAHTEPWLLATSVPPEQLSADAIVALYAQRMQIEQSFRDTKNARWGLGLEHSGTRAPERLAVLALIATLAQWVLYLLGQWAYDCQQERNWQLTNRRNRRELSVHRLGWLIASVFDPPTGQLLQIISRWSKPNAVLEI, encoded by the coding sequence ATGCACGCGATAGAGATTTTGCGCGATACGCTGGCACGCAGTTGCCCAGGCCTGCACAAGCGCAGGCTGCAAACACTGATGAGTGCCATCGAGGCCGCATTGCATGCGCGCAGCCACACCCTGTCCAACTTGGCTCGCGCTCTGAGCCGGGACACCAGCGTGCGCCAGCGCGTCAAATGCATGGATCGCTTGCTTGGCAACGCTGCGTTGCAGCGTCAACAAGGCGATATCTACGCTGGCATGGCCAGGCAAATACTCGCCGGCTGTAGCCAGCCGGTGATTTTGGTGGACTGGACAGATCTGAAGGCCGATCGCAGTGTCCAGATGATTCGCGCCAGCTTGGCCTTGCACGGGCGTAGCTTGAGCTTGCTCGAGCAGGTGTACCCATGCAAACAGGCGAGCACCCCGGGGGCGAATCAGCGTTTTCTACGGCAACTCAAGGTCATCGTGGGTGATCGGGTGCGCCCGATCATCGTCACCGATGCAGGCTTTCGCACCCCCTGGTTTGTCGCCGTGGAGAGATGGGGATGGCATTGGCTGGGACGCATTCGTGGGCGTGATCTGCTGCGCCCAGCAGGCGAGCCAAAGGCACGCTGGATCAGCTGCCGCAGCGTGTGGGCTGACGCCAGTGGCCAGGCGACAGACTTGGGCGCCTATGAATGCGTACGCTCTCGCAGGCATATATCCCGCCTGGTACTCGTCAAACGTGCCCCCAAGGGGCGGCACAAGTGCACGGTGCATGGCATGCACGCGCGCAGCCGGCATTCGCGCAAGAACGCCAGCGCGCACACCGAGCCCTGGTTGTTGGCCACCTCGGTTCCACCAGAGCAGCTCAGTGCCGATGCCATCGTGGCGCTGTATGCCCAGCGCATGCAGATCGAGCAGTCATTTCGCGACACCAAGAATGCACGCTGGGGTCTGGGTCTGGAGCACAGCGGCACGCGTGCGCCCGAACGCCTGGCGGTGCTGGCGCTCATTGCCACGTTGGCGCAGTGGGTGCTGTACCTGCTGGGGCAGTGGGCTTACGACTGCCAGCAGGAACGCAATTGGCAACTGACCAATCGCCGCAACCGCCGGGAGCTGTCGGTGCACCGACTGGGCTGGCTGATCGCCTCCGTCTTTGATCCGCCGACAGGGCAACTGCTGCAAATCATCAGCCGCTGGAGCAAGCCCAATGCGGTTCTGGAAATTTGA
- a CDS encoding TonB-dependent receptor, whose translation MSVTSSIKKPKSLRLADGVAVALLPLSAMAQQAATPAPAQTLPTVTVQEQAIDPNPNAEVGAPYKAKTSGDSRHTRPLAETPQTIQVITGTAILDSGATDLKQILSAQPGITLGTGENGNAFGDRYIIRGQEARSDVFVDGLRDPGMTTRESFAIEQLEVTKGPNSTFAGRGSAGGAINAITKQATTDYTFTRVGAGIGTDKHHRLTLDMNKRFSDQFALRANALTSGEDVPDRGPSKRRRDGLALSGLWQASDDLSVTVDYYGLRAKDKRPDLGYYLVGNPPDRRPAQNVPMYAQNNDFAESDVDTLTARVNYRIAPELRLTSLTRYGTSDNGYANHGASFNAYANAAAIDGGHRGWQKVKYFAHQDNLRWDTTLAGLKHEFIFSFEYTDHRVKSGSYSVTTTGTPNCTVSGRGGSLQPGFCITDAAGNPVPNLGSLTGRVYAKTGMTRDWHVKTTALSVMDTVDLNDRWTVFGGLRADHTRLSLDTFNANTGAQTNAYGYSDTLFNGHLGLSYKINPFGMVYASYGSSQDINGGESDTGTSAGYGGLVVDNNGYSNAKPEKSQNFELGTKWNLFDDKLLFTAAIFRTVKKDVMEGDPTGTGYESAGMFNTGKNRVQGIEFGLAGNLTPQLEVQGGVAFMKSKVLHSVSAANIGRPLSNFADRSAMLQGKYQFTRDFGLGAVARYESGKCGGQPDTGAGFNAQGYCSQPIPSFTVYDLFATYRINKSADLRLNVLNVTNKDYFTAVYRSGAFLYKGDARAVRLTLNLDF comes from the coding sequence ATGTCCGTCACCTCATCCATCAAGAAGCCCAAGAGTCTGCGCCTCGCAGACGGCGTGGCCGTGGCGCTGCTGCCGCTGTCCGCCATGGCGCAGCAGGCCGCAACGCCCGCGCCCGCACAAACCCTGCCGACCGTGACCGTGCAGGAGCAGGCCATCGACCCCAATCCGAACGCCGAAGTGGGTGCGCCCTACAAGGCCAAGACCTCGGGTGACTCGCGCCACACCCGGCCCCTGGCAGAGACGCCGCAAACCATCCAGGTCATCACCGGCACGGCCATCCTGGACTCCGGTGCGACCGACTTGAAGCAGATCCTGTCCGCGCAGCCCGGCATCACCCTGGGCACGGGCGAGAACGGCAATGCCTTCGGCGACCGCTACATCATCCGCGGCCAGGAGGCACGCTCGGACGTCTTCGTCGACGGCCTGCGCGACCCCGGCATGACCACGCGCGAGAGCTTTGCCATCGAGCAGCTCGAAGTCACCAAGGGCCCCAACTCCACGTTCGCGGGCCGCGGCTCGGCCGGCGGCGCCATCAACGCCATCACCAAGCAGGCCACGACCGACTACACCTTCACGCGCGTGGGCGCCGGCATCGGCACCGACAAGCACCACCGCCTGACGCTGGACATGAACAAGCGCTTCTCGGACCAGTTCGCGCTGCGTGCCAATGCGCTCACCTCGGGCGAGGACGTGCCCGACCGCGGCCCCTCCAAGCGCCGCCGCGATGGTCTGGCGCTGTCGGGCCTGTGGCAGGCGAGCGATGACCTGTCGGTCACCGTGGACTACTACGGCCTGCGCGCCAAGGACAAGCGGCCCGATCTGGGCTACTACCTGGTGGGCAACCCGCCCGACCGCCGCCCGGCACAGAACGTGCCCATGTACGCGCAGAACAACGACTTTGCCGAGTCCGATGTGGACACGCTGACCGCGCGCGTGAACTACCGCATCGCACCCGAGCTGCGGCTCACCAGCCTGACGCGCTACGGCACATCGGACAACGGCTACGCCAACCATGGCGCGTCGTTCAACGCCTATGCCAACGCCGCCGCTATCGACGGTGGCCACCGCGGCTGGCAGAAGGTCAAGTACTTTGCCCACCAGGACAACCTGCGCTGGGACACGACGCTCGCCGGCCTCAAGCATGAGTTCATCTTCAGCTTCGAGTACACCGACCACCGCGTGAAATCGGGCAGCTACTCGGTCACCACCACCGGCACGCCGAACTGCACCGTTTCCGGCCGCGGCGGCTCCCTGCAACCGGGCTTTTGCATCACCGACGCTGCAGGCAACCCGGTGCCCAACCTGGGCAGCCTGACGGGCCGCGTCTATGCCAAGACAGGCATGACGCGTGACTGGCATGTCAAGACCACAGCCCTGTCGGTCATGGACACGGTCGATCTGAACGACCGCTGGACGGTGTTCGGCGGCCTGCGCGCCGACCACACGCGCCTGAGCCTGGACACCTTCAACGCCAACACCGGCGCCCAGACCAATGCCTATGGCTACAGCGACACGCTGTTCAACGGCCACCTGGGACTGAGCTACAAGATCAACCCCTTCGGCATGGTCTACGCCAGCTACGGCAGCTCTCAGGACATCAACGGCGGCGAGTCCGACACCGGCACCAGCGCCGGCTACGGCGGCCTGGTCGTGGACAACAACGGCTACTCCAACGCCAAGCCCGAGAAGTCGCAGAACTTCGAGCTGGGCACGAAGTGGAACCTGTTCGACGACAAGCTGTTGTTCACGGCCGCGATCTTCCGCACCGTCAAGAAGGACGTGATGGAAGGAGATCCCACGGGTACGGGCTATGAGTCGGCCGGCATGTTCAACACCGGCAAGAACCGCGTGCAGGGCATCGAGTTCGGCCTGGCCGGCAACCTGACGCCGCAACTGGAGGTGCAGGGCGGCGTGGCCTTCATGAAGTCCAAGGTGCTGCATTCCGTCAGCGCAGCCAACATCGGCCGTCCGCTGTCGAACTTTGCCGACCGCTCGGCCATGCTGCAGGGCAAGTACCAGTTCACGCGTGACTTCGGTCTGGGCGCCGTGGCCCGTTACGAGAGCGGCAAGTGCGGCGGCCAGCCCGACACCGGTGCCGGCTTCAATGCTCAGGGCTACTGCTCGCAGCCCATCCCCAGCTTCACCGTGTACGACCTGTTTGCCACCTACCGCATCAACAAGAGCGCCGACCTGCGCCTGAACGTGCTGAACGTGACCAACAAGGACTACTTCACCGCCGTGTACCGCTCGGGCGCCTTCCTCTACAAGGGTGATGCGCGCGCCGTGCGCCTGACGCTGAACCTGGACTTCTGA
- a CDS encoding alpha-hydroxy acid oxidase → MSNPERIPAGIHNAIDYERIAPQVMEAGRHAYVAGGCGWDATVAANRAAFARHAVLPRLLRDLRGGQSRLALGDWLLPHPFLLAPVAHQRLAHADAELASARAAAATGSCLVASTLSSCTLEAIAAAAGPARWFQLYLQPERAHSLDLLRRAEGAGYAAIVLTLDASIQLASRSALAAGFVMPPDCTPANLAGHAPAAAPALAEGESRIFQGAMRHAPRWDDLHWLLEQSRLPVWVKGVLHPEDALALKAAGCAGLIVSNHGGRSLDGAPASLDMLPAIRAAVGAGYPLLMDGGIRSGADAFKALALGANAVLVGRLQVYALAAAGALGVAHMLQLLVEELHATMAQAGCAQLADITPDCLRSNPTC, encoded by the coding sequence ATGAGCAACCCTGAGCGCATTCCCGCCGGCATCCACAACGCCATCGACTACGAGCGCATCGCGCCGCAGGTGATGGAAGCCGGGCGCCACGCCTATGTGGCCGGTGGCTGCGGCTGGGATGCGACGGTGGCGGCCAACCGCGCGGCGTTTGCGCGCCACGCCGTGCTGCCGCGCCTGCTGCGCGACCTGCGCGGCGGCCAGTCGCGCCTGGCACTGGGCGACTGGCTGCTGCCCCACCCCTTCCTGCTGGCGCCCGTGGCGCACCAGCGCCTGGCCCATGCCGATGCCGAACTGGCCAGTGCACGCGCGGCCGCCGCCACCGGCAGCTGCCTGGTGGCGAGCACGCTGTCATCCTGCACGCTCGAGGCCATTGCCGCCGCGGCCGGGCCGGCGCGCTGGTTCCAGCTCTATCTGCAGCCCGAGCGCGCCCACAGCCTCGACCTGCTGCGCCGCGCGGAAGGCGCCGGCTACGCGGCCATCGTGCTCACGCTGGACGCGAGCATCCAGCTCGCCAGCCGCAGCGCACTGGCGGCGGGATTTGTGATGCCGCCCGACTGCACGCCCGCCAATCTCGCCGGCCACGCGCCCGCTGCCGCGCCGGCGCTGGCCGAGGGCGAGAGCCGCATCTTCCAGGGCGCCATGCGCCACGCACCGCGCTGGGACGACCTGCACTGGCTGCTGGAGCAGTCGCGCCTGCCGGTATGGGTCAAGGGCGTGCTGCACCCCGAGGACGCGCTGGCGCTCAAGGCCGCGGGCTGCGCCGGCCTCATCGTCTCCAACCATGGCGGGCGCAGCCTGGACGGCGCGCCCGCCAGTCTGGACATGCTGCCCGCCATCCGCGCGGCCGTGGGCGCGGGCTACCCGCTGCTGATGGATGGCGGCATACGCAGCGGCGCCGACGCCTTCAAGGCCCTGGCCCTGGGCGCGAATGCCGTGCTCGTGGGCCGGCTGCAGGTTTACGCCCTGGCCGCCGCCGGGGCGCTCGGCGTGGCCCACATGCTGCAGCTGCTCGTCGAGGAGCTGCATGCCACCATGGCCCAGGCCGGCTGCGCGCAGCTGGCCGACATCACCCCCGACTGTCTCCGGAGCAACCCGACATGCTGA
- a CDS encoding Fe2+-dependent dioxygenase produces the protein MLISIDQVLSKQEVAQFRAELDAAVWDDGAATAGTLAKAVKRNQQIADGSELATRLGQHILRRLAQTPLFISAALPRTIYPPKFNRYAGGGTYGAHVDSALMYLPGSHQQMRTDLSATLFLAEPEEYEGGELEVEGPFGVQAVKLAAGDMVLYPSTSLHRVTPVTQGARVASFFWIESLVQDEGERTLLFDLDQSIQQLTPLVAPDDMRLVQLTGVYHNLLRRWARP, from the coding sequence ATGCTGATCTCCATCGACCAAGTCCTGAGCAAGCAGGAAGTGGCGCAGTTTCGCGCCGAGCTCGACGCCGCCGTCTGGGACGACGGCGCCGCCACCGCGGGCACGCTGGCCAAGGCCGTCAAGCGCAACCAGCAGATTGCCGACGGCAGCGAGCTGGCCACGCGCCTGGGCCAGCACATCCTGCGGCGCCTGGCGCAGACCCCGCTGTTCATCAGCGCCGCGCTGCCGCGCACCATCTATCCCCCGAAGTTCAACCGCTACGCGGGCGGCGGCACCTATGGCGCGCATGTGGACAGCGCGCTGATGTACCTGCCGGGCAGCCACCAGCAGATGCGCACCGACCTGTCGGCCACGCTGTTCCTGGCCGAGCCCGAGGAATACGAGGGCGGCGAGCTCGAGGTCGAGGGCCCGTTCGGCGTGCAGGCCGTCAAGCTCGCCGCGGGCGACATGGTGCTCTACCCCTCGACCAGCCTGCACCGGGTCACGCCCGTCACGCAAGGCGCACGCGTGGCCTCGTTCTTCTGGATCGAGAGCCTGGTGCAGGACGAGGGCGAGCGCACGCTGCTGTTCGATCTGGACCAGTCCATCCAGCAGCTCACGCCGCTGGTTGCGCCCGACGACATGCGCTTGGTGCAGCTCACGGGCGTCTATCACAACCTGCTGCGCCGCTGGGCCCGGCCCTGA